Proteins co-encoded in one Campylobacter ornithocola genomic window:
- the pheT gene encoding phenylalanine--tRNA ligase subunit beta, with amino-acid sequence MIISRNWLNEWIDLNEISTQTIVNTLNSIGLEVDSYKSVKAPEKVVIGKVLEKVKHENSDKLNICKVDVGSEILQIVCGAKNVDKDQFVAVSLVGAVLPSGLEIKPAKLRGVESMGMICSSSELGFGKSNEGIMILDESMGKLVLGKALNTYELFNDELIEIELTPNRGDCLSLYGVARDLSAAFDLNLKELIPLKENENSVGIGRILSIKNQSDVEGFFAYKALEIKEEFKLNITIQIRLALIEAYKNNNIENLLTYATHASGVIFCAYDFHKLCKDCQIDEKIILEIKTQEHGEYGIYYKDELIALAGIEQENKFKINDESKIIIIEASYTHPQTIADAVAFYKKKNDTIYRSLRGSEPKLSLGMEYLFNECLKINTISVFSGSQQVFKENEANIIGIFGSEIDKIIGMPIDKNNLVKILRKLGFEISVVNDEQFNIKIPLHRSDIVNIADISEEIVRIIGIDNIPSKALEFREKNRLNRVYFDYQNLKNLRLRASHNGYFESIHYVLDNEEELAQLGFKCIKNKLINPITNELNTLRSTLINHLLNAVSFNLRNSKKKIKLFECGSVFDEFSNEHTKFAMIFSGYKEEAKIANKAKPALIDFYTFLAELKSIIGEFSLQKSEYAFLSPYEQANVYKNGKRIGFVGRVHLSIENKRDLAKTYICELDLEGLKQDFKTVKAYSKFPSMSRDLSIVIPKGFEYEKIKHTIVKLDIERLESFRVVDLYTDENLGDFYSLTINLVFRDFEKTLEDNIILEYIDKIIKALDDEHGLKLR; translated from the coding sequence ATGATTATTAGTAGAAATTGGTTAAACGAATGGATTGATTTAAATGAAATATCAACACAAACTATAGTAAATACTTTAAATTCTATAGGATTAGAAGTTGATAGTTATAAAAGTGTTAAAGCTCCTGAAAAAGTTGTAATTGGCAAGGTTTTAGAAAAAGTAAAACATGAAAATTCAGATAAATTAAATATTTGTAAAGTAGATGTTGGAAGTGAAATTTTGCAAATTGTTTGTGGGGCTAAAAATGTTGATAAGGATCAATTTGTAGCTGTATCTTTAGTAGGTGCAGTGCTTCCTAGTGGCCTTGAGATAAAACCTGCTAAGCTTAGAGGGGTTGAATCTATGGGCATGATTTGCTCTTCTAGCGAACTTGGCTTTGGAAAAAGTAATGAAGGTATTATGATTTTAGATGAGAGCATGGGAAAACTGGTTTTAGGAAAAGCTTTAAATACCTATGAGCTTTTTAATGATGAGTTAATTGAGATAGAGCTTACTCCAAACCGTGGGGATTGTTTGAGTTTATATGGCGTTGCTAGAGATTTAAGTGCAGCGTTTGATTTAAATTTAAAAGAATTAATTCCTTTGAAAGAAAATGAAAATAGTGTAGGTATAGGAAGAATATTAAGTATAAAAAATCAAAGCGATGTAGAAGGATTTTTTGCTTATAAGGCTTTGGAAATAAAAGAAGAATTTAAATTAAATATCACGATACAGATCCGTCTTGCTTTAATTGAAGCATATAAAAACAATAATATAGAAAATCTTTTAACATATGCAACCCATGCAAGTGGGGTGATTTTTTGTGCTTATGATTTTCATAAGCTTTGTAAAGATTGCCAAATTGATGAAAAGATTATTTTAGAGATAAAAACACAAGAACATGGTGAATATGGAATTTATTATAAAGATGAGTTGATTGCTTTAGCAGGGATAGAACAAGAGAATAAATTTAAAATCAACGATGAAAGTAAAATTATTATCATAGAAGCAAGTTACACCCACCCACAAACTATAGCAGATGCAGTAGCTTTTTACAAAAAGAAAAATGATACTATATATCGCTCTTTAAGAGGTAGTGAACCTAAACTTTCTTTGGGAATGGAGTATTTATTCAACGAATGTTTAAAAATTAATACTATTAGTGTTTTTTCTGGAAGTCAGCAAGTTTTCAAAGAAAACGAAGCTAATATTATTGGGATTTTTGGTTCAGAAATTGATAAAATCATTGGTATGCCTATAGATAAAAATAATTTGGTAAAAATTCTTAGAAAATTAGGTTTTGAAATAAGTGTGGTAAATGATGAGCAATTTAATATTAAAATTCCACTTCATCGCAGTGATATAGTTAACATAGCTGATATTAGTGAAGAGATAGTAAGAATTATTGGTATTGATAATATTCCGTCAAAGGCTTTAGAGTTCAGAGAAAAAAATCGTTTAAATCGAGTATATTTTGATTACCAAAATCTTAAAAATTTAAGATTAAGAGCAAGTCATAATGGATATTTTGAAAGTATTCATTATGTTTTGGATAATGAGGAAGAATTAGCTCAATTAGGCTTTAAATGCATTAAAAATAAACTCATTAATCCTATCACCAATGAGCTTAATACTTTAAGAAGTACTTTGATAAACCATCTTTTAAATGCGGTAAGTTTTAATTTAAGAAATTCAAAAAAGAAAATCAAACTTTTTGAGTGCGGTAGTGTTTTTGATGAGTTTTCAAATGAGCATACCAAATTTGCAATGATCTTTAGTGGCTACAAAGAAGAAGCTAAAATAGCAAATAAAGCCAAACCTGCTCTAATAGATTTTTATACCTTTTTAGCTGAATTAAAGAGTATTATAGGTGAGTTTAGTTTGCAAAAATCAGAATATGCATTTTTAAGCCCATATGAGCAAGCAAATGTATATAAAAATGGTAAGCGTATAGGTTTTGTTGGTAGGGTGCATTTAAGTATAGAAAACAAAAGAGATTTAGCTAAAACTTATATTTGTGAGCTTGATTTGGAAGGTTTAAAACAAGACTTTAAAACCGTTAAAGCTTATTCTAAATTTCCATCTATGAGTAGAGATTTAAGCATAGTTATACCAAAAGGTTTTGAATATGAAAAAATCAAACATACCATCGTAAAATTAGATATAGAAAGATTAGAAAGTTTTAGAGTAGTAGATCTATACACAGATGAAAATTTGGGCGATTTTTATAGCTTGACTATTAATTTAGTATTTAGGGATTTTGAAAAAACTTTAGAGGATAATATTATCCTTGAATATATAGATAAAATCATCAAAGCTTTAGATGATGAACATGGTTTAAAACTTCGATGA
- the pheS gene encoding phenylalanine--tRNA ligase subunit alpha — protein MQDMIEKIASANTLAELESIKVNVLGKKGILTLEFAKLKDLQGEEKKEFANGLNKARDEFNKAYQIKLQELEGKALNEKMKQDVQDFSFFDETSNAGALHPIMQTMDKVIEYFTALNFSIEKGPLIEDDFHNFEALNLPQNHPARDMQDTFYFEDKTLLRSQTSPVQIRTMLSQKPPIRMIAPGAVFRRDFDITHTPMFHQVEGLVVEEGDRVNFANLKDMLEHFLKHMFGDVKVRFRPSFFPFTEPSAEVDISCVFCKGCGCRVCKQTGWLEVLGCGVVDPNVYKFVGYKNVSGYAFGLGVERFAMLLHKIPDLRSMFEGDLRLLEQFR, from the coding sequence TTGCAAGATATGATAGAAAAAATTGCTTCTGCAAATACTTTAGCAGAACTTGAAAGTATAAAAGTAAATGTTTTAGGAAAAAAAGGTATTTTGACTTTAGAATTTGCAAAGTTAAAAGATTTACAAGGTGAAGAAAAAAAAGAATTTGCTAATGGTTTAAACAAAGCAAGAGATGAATTTAACAAAGCTTATCAAATAAAGTTACAAGAATTAGAAGGAAAAGCTTTAAATGAAAAAATGAAACAAGATGTGCAAGATTTTAGCTTTTTTGATGAAACTTCTAATGCAGGTGCATTGCACCCAATCATGCAAACTATGGATAAAGTCATAGAATATTTCACTGCTTTAAATTTCAGCATAGAAAAAGGACCTTTAATTGAGGATGATTTTCATAATTTTGAAGCATTAAATTTACCTCAAAATCACCCTGCAAGAGATATGCAAGATACTTTTTATTTTGAAGATAAAACCTTGCTTAGATCGCAAACTTCTCCGGTGCAAATTAGAACCATGCTTTCTCAAAAACCCCCTATTAGGATGATAGCACCAGGTGCGGTTTTTAGAAGAGATTTTGATATTACTCATACTCCTATGTTTCATCAAGTAGAAGGACTTGTTGTAGAAGAGGGCGATAGGGTAAATTTTGCAAATCTAAAAGATATGTTAGAGCATTTTTTAAAGCATATGTTTGGCGATGTAAAGGTGCGTTTTAGACCAAGCTTTTTTCCTTTTACAGAACCATCGGCTGAAGTAGATATTTCTTGTGTGTTTTGTAAAGGTTGTGGATGTAGGGTTTGTAAGCAAACAGGATGGCTTGAGGTTTTAGGGTGTGGTGTAGTAGATCCTAATGTTTATAAATTTGTTGGCTATAAAAATGTAAGTGGTTATGCTTTTGGTTTGGGTGTAGAGCGTTTTGCTATGCTTTTACATAAAATTCCTGATTTACGTTCTATGTTTGAAGGCGATTTAAGATTATTGGAGCAATTTAGATGA
- a CDS encoding histidine triad nucleotide-binding protein: MREKTIFELIIEGKIPANKVLESEKFLAFHDINPKAPIHILIIPKEHFENFQELRPELMKEMTQFIQELATLLGLDKSGYRLITNCGKNSGQEVFHLHFHMLGGFELPKNKETQINPESLF; the protein is encoded by the coding sequence ATGAGAGAAAAAACCATATTTGAACTAATCATAGAAGGTAAAATCCCTGCCAATAAAGTTTTAGAAAGTGAAAAATTTTTAGCCTTTCACGATATAAATCCTAAAGCACCTATTCATATTTTAATCATTCCAAAGGAACATTTTGAAAATTTTCAAGAACTAAGACCTGAATTAATGAAAGAAATGACACAATTCATACAAGAATTAGCCACTCTTTTAGGGCTTGATAAAAGCGGATATAGATTAATCACAAATTGTGGAAAAAATAGCGGACAAGAAGTTTTTCATTTACATTTTCACATGCTAGGAGGATTTGAACTTCCAAAAAACAAGGAAACTCAAATCAATCCTGAATCATTATTCTAA
- the pckA gene encoding phosphoenolpyruvate carboxykinase (ATP) — MIGLENLGLENIGQVFHNLSYDELLKHEKNNNEGVCTKNGTFSVDTGIFTGRSPKDKYFVKQDPSQKYIAWGKINQPISKELFEKLLTKAKKQLSNSDIYIQDAYCGASLKSRKAVRFVTQIAWQAHFVKNMFIRPKEEELEEFKPDFVVYNACKCVNEDYKEDNLNSEVFVIFNIEKNIAVIGGTWYGGEMKKGIFSMMNYWLPLENKLSMHCSANVGEKGDVALFFGLSGTGKTTLSTDPKRKLIGDDEHGWDDEGVFNFEGGCYAKCINLDPQSEPEIYGAIKQNALLENVVLKDDLSVDFNDASKTENTRVSYPIEHILNHEPSLSASHPSNIIFLSADAFGVLPPVSKLSKEQAMYYFLSGYTAKVAGTERGVTEPVATFSACFGEVFLPLHPTVYAKLLGEKISKYNVNVYLVNTGWSGGAYGVGKRMSIKATRACINAILDGSIQNCEFENYDLFNLAVPKELIGVEGKLLNPINTWEDKKAYEETKLKLAKMFIENFKRYEDVKEGAEFKLAGPAI, encoded by the coding sequence ATGATAGGTTTAGAAAATTTAGGTTTAGAAAATATCGGACAAGTTTTTCATAATCTTAGTTACGATGAGCTTTTAAAACACGAGAAAAATAATAATGAAGGTGTATGTACTAAAAATGGTACCTTTAGCGTGGATACGGGAATTTTTACCGGAAGAAGTCCTAAGGATAAGTATTTTGTAAAACAGGATCCTTCGCAAAAATATATTGCTTGGGGTAAAATTAATCAGCCTATTAGCAAAGAGTTGTTTGAAAAACTTTTAACAAAAGCTAAAAAGCAGCTTAGCAATAGTGATATTTATATTCAAGATGCATATTGTGGTGCTTCATTAAAAAGCCGTAAAGCAGTGCGTTTTGTAACGCAAATTGCATGGCAAGCACATTTTGTAAAAAATATGTTTATTCGTCCAAAAGAAGAAGAGCTTGAAGAGTTTAAGCCGGATTTTGTAGTATACAATGCTTGTAAATGCGTAAATGAAGATTATAAAGAAGATAACTTAAATTCAGAAGTTTTTGTAATTTTTAACATAGAAAAAAATATAGCAGTTATTGGTGGAACTTGGTATGGTGGAGAGATGAAAAAAGGAATTTTTTCTATGATGAATTATTGGCTTCCATTAGAAAATAAACTTTCTATGCATTGTAGTGCTAATGTTGGAGAAAAAGGTGATGTAGCACTTTTCTTTGGACTTAGTGGCACAGGTAAAACTACTCTTTCAACAGATCCAAAAAGAAAGTTAATAGGTGATGATGAGCATGGTTGGGATGATGAGGGTGTGTTTAATTTTGAAGGAGGTTGTTATGCAAAATGTATTAATCTTGATCCTCAAAGTGAGCCAGAAATTTATGGAGCTATAAAGCAAAATGCACTTTTGGAAAATGTAGTTTTAAAAGATGATTTAAGTGTAGATTTTAATGATGCATCAAAAACTGAAAATACAAGAGTTTCTTATCCGATAGAGCATATTTTAAATCATGAACCAAGCCTTAGTGCGAGTCATCCTAGTAATATTATTTTTCTTTCAGCAGATGCTTTTGGTGTTTTACCTCCAGTTAGTAAACTTAGTAAAGAACAAGCAATGTATTATTTTTTAAGTGGTTATACTGCCAAGGTGGCAGGAACTGAAAGAGGTGTTACTGAGCCTGTAGCGACTTTTTCAGCTTGTTTTGGCGAAGTGTTTTTACCATTGCACCCAACCGTTTATGCAAAGCTTTTGGGTGAAAAAATCAGTAAGTATAATGTTAATGTTTATTTGGTTAACACTGGTTGGAGTGGTGGAGCTTATGGTGTGGGCAAAAGAATGAGTATTAAAGCCACTAGAGCCTGCATTAATGCGATTTTAGATGGTAGTATACAAAATTGTGAGTTTGAAAATTATGATTTATTTAATCTTGCGGTTCCAAAAGAATTGATAGGTGTAGAAGGCAAGTTATTAAACCCTATTAATACTTGGGAAGATAAAAAAGCTTATGAAGAGACTAAATTAAAACTTGCAAAAATGTTTATAGAAAATTTTAAACGCTATGAAGATGTAAAAGAAGGAGCAGAGTTTAAATTAGCTGGTCCTGCTATCTAA
- a CDS encoding biotin/lipoyl-containing protein, protein MAKKLIDVMDTTFRDGFQSIYGARVLMNDFFPALEAAKEADIRHFEFGGGARFQSLFFYLNENAFEMMDKFRAIVGKDANLQTLSRGVNTVALDTGSKEIIDLHAKMFAKHGTTTIRNFDALNDVNNLKFSGECIVKHGLKHEITITLMDLPPKCKGAHDIPFYERILKEILQAQIPFDSICFKDASGTSNPNKIYEVIKMARKNLPENTHIRLHTHETAGVSIACYLAALEAGVDGIDLAAAPVSGGTSQPDILTMLHALKGSNFDLDLDEEKVLKYEDVLKDCLKDYFLPPEAMAVNPLIPFSPMPGGALTANTQMMRDNNILDKFPQVIKAMQEVVEKGGYGTSVTPVSQFYFQQAFNNVMFGPWKKVADGYGKMVLGYFGKTPVAPDPEVVKLASEQLKLKPTTKLATDIADADESKSIAYIKNLLEKENLEISEENIFIVAACKEKGIAFLKGEAKVNVRKNSKLKSSLINENQFTVSVNGNKYHVEVSAGFDRDVNVKSAVKVSSNSIETKKVQVGDNAIVASMNANVFKILVKENDSVKAGQVVAVLEAMKMEIEVSASKDGEIAELLVGTGESVSEGQALMTYK, encoded by the coding sequence ATGGCTAAGAAATTAATTGACGTGATGGATACCACATTTAGAGATGGTTTTCAATCTATTTATGGTGCTAGAGTTTTAATGAATGACTTTTTTCCTGCTTTAGAAGCAGCTAAGGAAGCAGACATTAGACATTTTGAATTTGGCGGTGGAGCTAGATTTCAGAGTTTGTTTTTTTATTTAAATGAAAATGCTTTTGAAATGATGGATAAATTTAGAGCCATTGTTGGAAAAGATGCAAATTTGCAAACTCTTTCAAGAGGAGTTAATACTGTAGCACTTGATACAGGTAGTAAAGAAATTATTGATTTACATGCAAAAATGTTTGCAAAGCATGGTACAACTACAATAAGAAATTTTGATGCACTTAATGATGTAAACAATCTAAAATTTAGTGGAGAGTGCATAGTTAAACATGGTTTAAAACATGAAATTACTATTACTTTAATGGATTTACCTCCAAAATGCAAAGGTGCACATGATATACCATTTTATGAAAGAATTTTAAAAGAAATCTTACAAGCTCAAATTCCATTTGATAGTATTTGTTTTAAAGATGCAAGTGGAACTTCAAACCCAAATAAAATTTATGAAGTTATTAAAATGGCTAGAAAAAACTTGCCTGAAAATACTCATATAAGATTGCATACACATGAAACTGCGGGAGTGAGTATAGCTTGTTACTTAGCAGCTTTAGAGGCAGGTGTTGATGGCATAGATTTAGCTGCAGCTCCTGTTAGTGGTGGTACTTCTCAACCTGATATTTTAACCATGCTTCATGCTTTAAAAGGAAGTAATTTTGATCTTGATTTAGATGAAGAGAAAGTTTTAAAATATGAAGATGTGTTAAAAGATTGTTTGAAAGATTATTTCTTGCCACCTGAAGCTATGGCAGTAAATCCTTTAATACCTTTTTCACCTATGCCAGGTGGAGCATTGACAGCTAATACTCAAATGATGAGAGATAATAATATTTTAGATAAATTTCCTCAAGTTATAAAAGCTATGCAAGAAGTGGTAGAAAAAGGTGGTTATGGTACTTCGGTTACTCCTGTATCGCAGTTTTATTTCCAACAAGCTTTTAACAATGTAATGTTTGGCCCTTGGAAAAAAGTCGCAGATGGATATGGTAAGATGGTTTTAGGATATTTTGGAAAAACTCCTGTTGCTCCAGATCCTGAAGTTGTCAAACTTGCAAGCGAACAATTAAAATTAAAACCAACTACAAAATTAGCAACAGATATAGCTGATGCTGATGAGAGTAAAAGTATAGCTTATATTAAAAATTTATTAGAAAAAGAAAATTTAGAAATAAGTGAAGAAAATATTTTTATCGTTGCAGCTTGTAAAGAAAAAGGCATAGCTTTCTTAAAAGGTGAAGCTAAGGTTAATGTTAGAAAAAATAGCAAATTAAAATCAAGTCTTATCAATGAAAATCAATTTACTGTTTCGGTTAATGGCAACAAATACCATGTAGAAGTAAGTGCAGGTTTTGATAGAGATGTTAATGTTAAAAGTGCTGTAAAAGTAAGCAGTAATAGCATAGAAACTAAAAAAGTCCAAGTAGGTGATAATGCTATCGTTGCAAGCATGAATGCAAATGTATTTAAAATTTTGGTCAAAGAAAATGATAGTGTAAAAGCAGGGCAGGTTGTAGCTGTACTTGAAGCTATGAAAATGGAGATTGAAGTTAGTGCAAGCAAAGATGGAGAAATTGCAGAGCTTTTAGTAGGTACTGGTGAAAGTGTGAGTGAAGGTCAGGCTTTAATGACTTATAAATAA
- a CDS encoding sodium-dependent transporter: MNDKFSKIGFVLAVAGGAIGLGNAWKFPTLVGQNGGFAFVLLYLLLTISIGFCVFLAEIAMGRLSQSDPVNAYKSLASKYAKKWKFAGFFMLGGIFVLSFYLVIMGWVLKYMITSIYYLPSNTQEAGVLFGNLVQNSILESSLYFLIAFFLTLFVVSRGVKSGIEKLNVWIMPSLFIMLVLMLVYCFFQDGFKEAFVYLFYPDFTKLSLNSVLTALGLAFFTLCLGIGCITTYAASLKDDTNLITSSIIIVLLNISIGLMMGLIVFTFIFKFNANPAEGAGLVFISLTTLFSNLDTIFGHFLAFYFFLALFFAGITSAVSMIEPFTFYLVNEYKISRKKALIFIGFAVFLLGVSCILSFSASYGASFSFFGLSFFDILDKLTSNFMLPLGAIASAIFVGFFVDKIRIYNLFSKFMSKTIFEVWYFLLRFVAPIAIVIIMLNQIL, from the coding sequence ATGAATGATAAATTTTCTAAAATAGGTTTTGTATTAGCAGTAGCAGGTGGAGCCATAGGACTTGGAAATGCTTGGAAATTTCCAACTTTAGTAGGACAAAATGGTGGTTTTGCTTTTGTTCTTTTGTATCTACTTTTGACTATTAGTATAGGATTTTGTGTATTTTTAGCTGAAATTGCTATGGGAAGATTAAGTCAAAGCGATCCTGTAAATGCCTATAAAAGTTTAGCAAGTAAATACGCTAAAAAATGGAAATTTGCAGGATTTTTTATGCTCGGTGGAATTTTTGTATTATCTTTTTATCTTGTTATTATGGGTTGGGTTTTAAAATACATGATAACTTCGATTTATTATTTGCCTAGTAATACCCAAGAGGCAGGGGTTTTGTTTGGAAATTTAGTACAAAATAGTATTTTAGAAAGCAGCTTATATTTTTTAATTGCTTTTTTTCTTACCTTGTTTGTAGTTTCAAGAGGTGTTAAAAGTGGTATAGAAAAACTTAATGTTTGGATTATGCCAAGTTTGTTTATCATGCTTGTTTTAATGCTAGTGTATTGTTTTTTTCAAGATGGTTTTAAGGAAGCTTTTGTTTATTTGTTTTATCCTGATTTTACTAAACTTAGTTTAAACTCAGTTTTAACAGCTTTAGGTCTTGCTTTTTTTACTTTATGTTTAGGTATAGGTTGTATTACTACTTATGCAGCTTCATTAAAAGATGATACAAATTTAATTACAAGTTCAATTATAATTGTGCTTTTAAATATCAGCATAGGCTTAATGATGGGGCTTATTGTTTTTACTTTTATATTTAAATTTAATGCTAATCCCGCAGAAGGTGCAGGACTTGTATTTATATCTTTAACAACCTTATTTTCTAATTTAGATACTATTTTTGGTCATTTTTTAGCTTTTTATTTTTTCTTGGCTTTGTTTTTTGCAGGAATTACTTCAGCAGTTTCTATGATAGAACCTTTTACCTTTTATCTTGTAAATGAATATAAAATTTCAAGAAAAAAAGCCTTGATTTTTATAGGTTTTGCAGTTTTTCTTTTAGGAGTAAGTTGTATCTTATCTTTTAGTGCTAGTTATGGAGCTAGCTTTAGCTTTTTCGGCTTGAGTTTTTTTGATATTTTAGATAAATTAACTTCTAATTTTATGTTACCGCTTGGAGCTATTGCTAGTGCAATTTTTGTAGGATTTTTTGTAGATAAAATAAGAATTTACAATTTGTTTTCTAAATTTATGAGTAAGACTATTTTTGAGGTATGGTATTTTTTGCTTAGATTTGTTGCACCTATTGCGATTGTTATCATTATGTTAAATCAAATTTTATAA
- a CDS encoding sodium-dependent transporter produces MNEKFSKIGFVLAVAGSAVGLGNAWKFPTLVGNNGGSAFVVVYLLLTLGVAFVIFLAELSIGKLSEKDPVNAYHTLAPKNKKAWSFAGFFMLGAIILVSFYSVVIGWIVKYVYFGFFELPKDTNEAGAIFGNLLSNDVLSQFVCFTFVFIVIFYVVSKGVKSGIEKLNVWMMPSLFILLILMLGYSFSMDGFSKASEFLFVPDFSKLSVNSILDALGLAFFSMSLGVCVILTYAASLPDKTNFISSALNIIIINTIIGLMMGLIVFTFIFEFGADPTQQGPGLIFISLTTLFAKLGFLGNILAIAFFIALFFAGITSAISMIEPFTFYLINRYQISRKKALVFVGVIVYFLGSLSILSFYHISAPSLNFFGKSFFDILDFFIQNLLMPVSALITAFFVGFILKKEALQILFRPFMRGVYFEIWYIFLRYISPLAVILIMARQLFF; encoded by the coding sequence ATGAATGAAAAATTTTCTAAAATAGGTTTTGTATTAGCAGTAGCAGGTTCAGCCGTTGGACTTGGAAATGCTTGGAAGTTTCCAACTTTAGTGGGTAATAATGGCGGTTCAGCTTTTGTAGTGGTGTATTTGCTTTTAACCTTAGGTGTGGCTTTTGTGATATTTTTAGCCGAACTTAGCATAGGAAAACTTAGTGAAAAAGATCCTGTAAATGCTTATCATACTTTAGCACCAAAGAACAAAAAAGCATGGTCATTTGCGGGATTTTTTATGCTTGGCGCTATTATTTTAGTGTCTTTTTATAGTGTTGTTATAGGTTGGATAGTAAAATACGTTTATTTTGGATTTTTTGAATTGCCTAAAGACACAAATGAAGCGGGTGCTATTTTTGGAAATTTACTTTCTAATGATGTTTTATCTCAATTTGTATGTTTTACTTTTGTATTTATAGTGATTTTTTATGTAGTATCAAAAGGTGTTAAAAGTGGTATAGAAAAACTTAATGTTTGGATGATGCCAAGTTTATTTATTTTATTAATTTTAATGCTTGGATATTCTTTTAGTATGGATGGTTTTTCTAAGGCTAGTGAATTTTTATTTGTGCCTGATTTTTCTAAATTAAGTGTTAATTCTATACTAGATGCACTCGGTCTTGCATTTTTTAGTATGTCTTTGGGTGTGTGTGTGATTTTGACTTATGCAGCAAGTTTGCCTGATAAAACAAATTTTATTAGTAGTGCTTTAAATATTATTATTATTAATACTATTATTGGTTTAATGATGGGACTTATTGTATTTACTTTTATATTTGAATTTGGAGCTGACCCTACTCAACAAGGACCAGGTCTTATTTTTATATCATTAACAACACTTTTTGCAAAATTGGGATTTTTAGGGAATATTTTAGCCATAGCCTTTTTTATCGCATTATTTTTTGCAGGTATTACTTCAGCTATTTCTATGATAGAACCTTTTACTTTTTATCTTATAAATCGTTATCAAATTTCAAGAAAAAAAGCCTTAGTTTTTGTAGGTGTGATTGTGTATTTTTTAGGAAGCTTATCTATACTTTCTTTTTATCACATTAGTGCACCAAGTTTAAATTTCTTTGGAAAAAGCTTTTTTGATATTTTAGATTTTTTCATACAAAATTTATTAATGCCTGTTTCTGCTTTAATTACAGCATTTTTTGTTGGCTTTATACTTAAAAAAGAAGCTTTGCAAATTTTATTTCGCCCATTTATGCGTGGCGTGTATTTTGAAATTTGGTATATCTTTTTAAGATATATTTCTCCATTGGCAGTTATTTTAATCATGGCTAGACAGCTTTTTTTCTAA